One Brassica napus cultivar Da-Ae chromosome A5, Da-Ae, whole genome shotgun sequence DNA window includes the following coding sequences:
- the LOC111215986 gene encoding transcription factor CPC isoform X2 has protein sequence MDRRRRRHSKAKASCSEEVSSIEWEAVKMSEEEEDLISRMYKLVGDRWELIAGRIPGRTPEEIERYWLMKHGVVFANKRREFLRR, from the exons ATGGATAGACGACGTCGGAGACACAGCAAGGCCAAAGCTTCGTGTTCCGAAG AAGTAAGTAGCATCGAATGGGAAGCTGTGAAGATgtcggaggaagaagaagatctcaTTTCTCGGATGTATAAACTCGTCGGAGACAG GTGGGAATTGATAGCCGGAAGGATTCCTGGGCGGACGCCGGAGGAGATCGAAAGATATTGGCTTATGAAACACGGTGTTGTTTTTGCCAACAAACGAAGAGAATTTCTTAGAAGATga
- the LOC111215986 gene encoding transcription factor CPC isoform X1 yields MDRRRRRHSKAKASCSEAEVSSIEWEAVKMSEEEEDLISRMYKLVGDRWELIAGRIPGRTPEEIERYWLMKHGVVFANKRREFLRR; encoded by the exons ATGGATAGACGACGTCGGAGACACAGCAAGGCCAAAGCTTCGTGTTCCGAAG CAGAAGTAAGTAGCATCGAATGGGAAGCTGTGAAGATgtcggaggaagaagaagatctcaTTTCTCGGATGTATAAACTCGTCGGAGACAG GTGGGAATTGATAGCCGGAAGGATTCCTGGGCGGACGCCGGAGGAGATCGAAAGATATTGGCTTATGAAACACGGTGTTGTTTTTGCCAACAAACGAAGAGAATTTCTTAGAAGATga